The Panthera tigris isolate Pti1 chromosome A1, P.tigris_Pti1_mat1.1, whole genome shotgun sequence region ttgaatgtgaatttcagaatgttagatttttgtctttttctagtgAAAAAACCATGTCACTCTCAGCTTGTTCATTAAATAGGTCATTTTACGTATTAGCATCATATACTTCAACTTTCACCTTCCAATGAATAATTTCTGCTTTCATCTATGAAAATGAcaataagtttgtttttgttttttaaatttatgccaCCATACTCCCTACAAATTACAGCATAAGGGTCTTGCCAAAAAAGACTATCCTACCACACAGCTCAGgcacattttacatataaagacaaaaatgtggggcgcctgggtggccaaggtggttgagtgcctgacttcaggtcgggtcatgatctcagtttgtgagttcgagcctacCAGGCCTCGCTGTatagcccgcttcagatcctctgtttccctctatGCCCcatcccgctcatgctctctcaaaaaaatgaatgaacgtttaaaaaaaagataaagatgaatGAAGTGAAGCTCTAACATATTAAACTCTGTACTGTAATAAATTTGAATTATATCAGACTtcaatatatttttgagattttaaggCAACTAAGGGTAACAAAGATAGATACAGCAATAATATCCATTCTAATTACAACTTACTGACTCAAGTTAATTCACAAAATTATCTTTAGGAATTCTCTACTTAGATAAAgcacaaatcaataaatgctcAACCATACAACATGCCTAACAGGGCTCCCTCTGTATCTCAGATATGCCGTGTACCTTCAGAATAACTTCACTGATATATAAAGGTCAGATGAATCAAAAGCCACCAACACTGATTAATAATATACTTGTAAGCAGAAATATATCATTTGTTGTCATCTAAACCCAACATTAGGTGCCTATTATCCAAGATCTTAAAAGAACTTCAGATATTATCTGGTATAGTAGTTCTCAACTCTAGCTGCACATTAAAATCAATTctggaaatgtaaaaaaatatacttatgtCAGGTTAATCAGAACTGGAGGAGGAAGTGTGCATAactagggtattttttttttaaatcctgttatTCTAATATGTAACCAGTAATGAGAAATACCAATAACTGAGATTATAATAATCCTGAAAGTCTTCTACAAACGACTGAGATCAGTTCTCCCTTCCAAATCTTTCCATGACTATATAGTGAAGGGGAAACGTGAATCCCACGTATTTCAATTGATGTTTTAGCAAATGCATTTTGAAGCACTCAAGCATGGTAGAATTTCAAACCTCAAACCATAGGCAATTGGTATACCTTAACGTTATTGCCCAACCATGCTGCTGCTGGGAGACTTCTCAAGTGTTGAAAGACTGTACTAACAAGAAAGGAGGGGGCAGATCAACCACTAATACACCCCTAGAATTAGTGTGATGATGAAAACCAGACTTTAAAGGCAGTCAACCCTGGCTCACTGTGTTAACCCAAACctgagtttcctcacctgcaaaacgGTAATGATCATATATTTCATAGGTAGATTATTAACGAGCTACAATATTAACGAGTTACAATGAACATAGTACCTAGCGATAATAATGGTTCAATTTAGTAAAAATAAGCTAATGCCTGCTGAACTTAACCAAAAGCAGAGGATCTAGGGAAAAGACCGGCCGAAGTCAGTCTCACAGGCCCATACGATCATTTTCACAAATATCCCCATCGGCGATGTCAAGTAAAGAACTGGtattaacagaagaccaggcaACTTCACGCCCGCAAAGAGAAAAGATCGCGGAGTGGGGAACAAGGCATGTGAAGCCGAAAGGGACGCAAAGGCCGCGCATCCTGCCCGAAGACGGCCGGGGCGCCGCCGCCAGAACTCAGGGATAAACCGAAGGGAGGCCGAAGGTGGAGAACGGAGCACGCAAAGTCCCTCACCTTCACCACGGCCGTACCCCGGCTGCCCTGACGGCCACTGTCTAGTCCCGCTCCAGGCTTGTTTACAACCAGGGTAGCCATCCTAGGAGGAGCGGTGCCGCAGAAGCAGCCGTCACCGCGTTCAACTAAGGGGCGGGGTAGGACCATCTACCCAGAGGCCTTGGCGCTCGCCGCTATCGCACAGGCGCAGTACGACGCCAGGCACGGCTGGGCTGACCTCAGAGTTCCTCCTCCTGTCAGTCCCTAGCTCTTGGGAAGCCGATCCCTGTTTATGAACCCTTTGCTgtttttattgctgttatttaGGAGACTGAAGTAtggaaggaataaaattaaagaaagaaaaaagaaaggataaaacaaGAAGTAAAATTTTGGAGTGAAACTCCCGTTTTAGAAACGATCGCTTCCTAATTGCAGAATAGACGCGAGGACTTCGGGAGACTACATCTCCCTGCATGCAGTGCGGTTTTTGTTTAAACTACAAATCCCAGGATGCCACACtaggttttttggggtttttttttccctctactccGCCTTGTAGTTATCTGTGGGGCTATGTACTGTCAGCGAGGAGTGGTTTCTGGAAGACGCTATGTGTGATTTGTGGCTGGAAAACAGAgaagtattttatgtataaatcGCTAAGAAATAAGAGATGGCTTTGGTGAAAAGAAGCCGTTGAGTCCCTAAAGGACGTCGTAAGAAGAGAATTTAAGGCACTACCAGCAGAAACTGTTGGGAGTGCATTCGATCTTCCCGAACGTACGCTTTACTGTTTTCTTCCGGGCTGCTTTGAACCTACCCAGCTGCCGTAGGCAGTGGGTCGAAAGTGCCGTTCAAAATGGAAGTGAATCCCCCCAAACAGGAGCACCTGCTGGCCCTGAAAGGTAAACTTTCACGAACCTGACTCCGTTTagtctgttttctgttctctcGCTACTTCTCGAAGCCTTTGCCACCTAGGCCTGGTCCCGGGGATGTAGGCCTCGTCCTTCGTAAACACCATTAGTTCCTGCATTCTTGCTGTGTCCTTCGGCGCCGAGAGGAAGGaagcaatttttcttctttgctttttaggTTTGAGAGGCTCATGTTGCATTCCTCTAGAATGTAATAGATACCCGATAAATCACTCGTTGTGTTATATGCTGCTTGGAGTAACCAGACCGGCTTTAGTCAGAGAAGCTAACGTCCCTAGAGCCCTGTGAGCCAAGATGATGTACAGTAGGCATCTCCGGTGATTTTTCCTTGTCTCTTGTGTCTTTGTGTAGCACTGACGAAGTTACCAGTCTTTAGTTTGATCAGCAAAATTAGTCTAGTTTTAGCAGTGCCAAGGGTTTTGAGATACATAGTACCACAACGTATAATTTAGATTTGCTATAACTTATTGCAGTTTACTTCAAAATAGTGTGGATGTGGGAAAAATTGATGTCAACTTTCGTTTTCTGTACGCAGCAGAAAATTTTGAGTAAGTTTGATGAtgtaattgtattattatttaggGAAAACGAACAGGGCAGAGTTTTCTGGAATTACTGTTTTCTGAAAACCTTTTATGTAAAATGCTTTCAGCtgtatttcatctgttttctactTCCCCAAACACACTTCTTATTTCTTGGATGCTCTACTGTGTGGTTTCCAATAACTTGTTAAACTGAGCTGAGAAGAGATTGGATAGACATTTGAATTCAGTTGAATTTCACTTACCttcttttggcatccattttGACCGACCATTATCTTGTACACAGTTATGATGCAGGCATCAAACATTCCAGAAGCTCAGCAGTCTCATttgtaacataaaataatatactgATAGCTCGGTTTAATAAATCTGTCTCTGACTATAGAGCTGAAAAACAACAATATTAATATAGATATATGACCTGTAAGCCGAGCCTGAGCAAATGAGTTACACTGAGATGGGTTCtttctggagaaaagggaaaagaaactgtCATGTTCTTTCTTAATCCCATATCAAGTATGTAAATAGATATTAATATCTTTCAGAAATTTAAGAAACTTTCAAGATTTTAACAAGTCTAATTGTACTGATTGTTGGATGCCAAGTGTACCAACTTATATGATCATTTAAGTTCACTttcttatatatgtaaaaaaatgagCTGTCACAACTTCATCATCCTCAGAGTACAACattgaatattttcaaacaaaaataattctcaatGCAGTATCTTAAAGTATGAAAgtgtaaagaaaaggaaagaaaaaaataaaagcattattgttttaaaaatatgctatgtttaggggagcctgggtggctcagtcagttaagcttccgactttagctcaggtcatgatctccaggtctctgatttcgagccctgcgtcgggctgtgtgctgacagctcagagctgtcagcacagagcccggagcctgcttcagattctgcgtctccctctctctctgcccctcccctgctcacactgtgtctctctcactcttaaaaatgaataaatgttaaaaaaaaaaaaattaagaatatgctatgttgaggggcgcttgggtggctcagtcgtttaagtgaccaacttcggttcaagtcatgatctcatggttcgagtcccacatggggctctgtgctgacaacttggagcctggagcctgcttcggattctttgtctccctctctcgacccctcccctggtcacaatctgtctcactctctctcaaaaataaacataaaaagaaaaaaaagaatatgctatGTCTAGATTCATGTTAAGAATTATGGGTGTTAAGGATCACAGTCATTTATGAATTTAAGTTGTCAAATCAGTTAGTGGACATTAACAGGCGAAAAGAATCATGATGAAATTAATTACTTCTGACTCTTCAAAATTGGTGATCAAATGAGTATTATGACATCATGACAGGAGTCCCCACCTATGGCCATTCTAGTAATGGGAGAACCCCTTCAAGGAGTTCTCTAATGATTTGGGGGAGAACctctcattttttgaaagagcttGCATTGTGGCTCATGCAACTTTGGAAGCCTAACTGTATGCTAGAACTTACTATCAGTGACCCAATTTGGGACAGCTTGAAGACTTCTttgttctaaaatgaaaaaaaaaatattaaggtctAGCCTTCTTGTTCCTCCTCTGAATTGGAATTCAGAAGCCATGGTACTAATGTCTTGATAGTGTGAAAGTGCCCCATTTATACTAAGGACACTTTTTAACAAGACCAGTTCCCAGCCtggttaaaatgcaaaatttaacTATTTTCATGTTATTGGTGCTTAGTATTGGGGATGAAAATCGTTAAGTAGTGTATCTatgtatttggtagaattcatatCATTTTAAAGTATAAGATCTATTTTTTTCAATGCATCAAAAATTacaatgattttcattttcctcaattAATGTCTCAAAGTTTTAagtattattacatttttgttctcttcaaatgaataaaatatcctAGGAATCACTAATTTACCCTTTGTTTCTGCTATAGTCTTAAGATTATTACCTAATATATTAATGAcaatacttataaatatttacatgttgATCTAAACGTGTTGACTACTAGCAGTTTGAGGTTTACCAGGCATTTAATCCAGATCCCTTATTTTGGTGAGACAGAGGGTTTCCAATTTTGTGGATTCCATTCACATTTACCAATGACACTTGGTAAAATATCATATTGggattggtttttgttttttcttttctccctatttGTGTGTAGGTTATCCCTACCATATCTTATTCTTTGCAATACTTCCGCTTTAGGTCCTGATTCCCTCTGATTTGGAAAGAAAGTCttgtaattataaattacattCTAGCGCTGAGGAGCACATCTAAgaaattttctcttcattaagAGTGACTGGATTACTGCAGAATGACTACAGAAGTAATATTACACTATCGACCATATGAGAATGATCCCACACAACTGTCAAAAATTGCAGAGAAAGCACTTCAAGACTTTCCTACACGTCCACTCTCAAGATTTATTCCTTGGTTTTCTCATGATGGGTCCAAACTTCCACTCAAACCTAAAAGATCACCACCTGTGATTTCTGAAGAGGCAGCTGAAGATGTGAAACTGTACTTAACCATTTCAGAACATGATGTTAAATCACAGAGTTACGATTGCACGATAGATCTTTTGGAATttcaacctaatttaaaaaaagaaaagcacttaaTCCAGTCACACACACTGAATGAACAGACTAATTCTGGAAATCTAGATAAGCAATCAGAAAAGGGAAGACAGCATAAGAAGAGGTTTTGGAGTGTTTCACTTCCCAACAGTAAttgcactgaaaatatttttcctttgtctaaAAAATTGCAAGATAGTTTAAAGGCACTGAATTTGCATTCACTTTATAGGGCAAGATGGACTATAGAGCACACTATTTGTAACAACCAAACTCTGGAGGACATTTGGGCAAAACTCAATCAAATTATCAGGCACAATGAACTTCCATCTTGTAATGCTACAATTCAGAGACACTTAGACCAAATATGGGTGTTCTGTGATATTATGTACTGTGAATATGTGGGAAATCTTCTTAAAGGTAGATTAGCTCTTACTGGGAAAATGAATTTATGTGTACGTAAATATGGTGTTATTTTTAGTATGTAATGAATTCCACTGATTGTGAAAGAGAAGAATATCCTGAATGAACTGTGATCTGAAATCAATAAattttttatgagtttttaaatttttgatgacttaatttttttatttgacccTTCAGTCATATAGCCTATTCATTCTTAATATTGTAAAAAATTGTGTGGTAATATGTATAGTTTGTTCCCTAGAAGTAAATGACTATCAGGTGAGTTCCTAGGCATGTCTGTTAACTCAAGAACAATGTATACAGGAAGGTGAATCTATGacagcatttgataaaatactaacagcatttaCTCTAAGAAATGGTAGCAgtaccataattttatttttccctgacaAGTTGTCTACCTTTAGATAAATGTTAACtcaaattcaatggaaaaaagtggACTATCATATGAATTTAACTTCTTTTGCCAACTTAGCAAATTACTAAAGACCGTTTTTCTTGAGAATTTCTAAGATGAGCTCCTGCATAATGATTAACTTTAATATAATATGCTCAGAATGCCCAGCATTTCACTTCACAAACTTGAAATCGTTCAGGGACTAGATAGGCAAGACTGTAGAATATGGTTAAGGACTCTGAACTGTAAGaagattctaatttaatttttttaagttctttccaagcaaaatgtatatatacaagtTGAACTTGGCCCAGTTCATTAGTTTGTAACCTCAAGCCtatctttttcataatttattgaaaatttctAAAAGTTATTTATAAGATAATAGATGAAACCCGAATTTCATAAGTAAATCAAGGGTCTGTGTGAGTTCCAATGAGGATGGCTCTATACATGACACTATTTGCTGTGTACAGTGAATATTTGACTTGGCACTGGGCTGAAAGTCACATACTCTTTCTGGCCTCCTCAATTTTTGACTAAGAACCTGATCTAACATTCAGAGCTGAATATAAGACTATcatttaattaccttttttttcctttagctggtttgttttatttttaaattccacctaGGAGTTCCTCTGacagtttttttaacgtttatttatttatgagagagagagagagtgtgaaagaacacaagcaagggaggggcagaaagagagagagacacagaatccaaagcaggctccaggctctgagctgtcagcgcagagcttgaagtggggctcgaacccacaaccatgagatcatgacctgagccaaagtcagatgtttaaccaactgagccacccaggcattccgtctgccagtttgttttttaagccttGTTTTATTGGTATTTGCTCTTTTCCAGCCAACATTATGTGTAATTTTTGAGGTTCATTAATTTGTTATAAGACAGGAAATATTGCATTTTAAGTCTGTATTTGATAGGGGCATACTTTGGATCTTCCTTCAAATAATGAGATAGTTTTATATTACTAACAGGGCTTTCCCAGTTTGTGTTTAAGAATCTGCATTATAATGAACTGTGCTTTATAGTAGTTTTCTTTGAGTCCATAAAATGATAGTGTTTCTTACCCACTGctatccccacctccacccctgctgATTTTTACCCTctttgaaaatatgaagaaaacatatttttaaaaggtttctttttttaaatttttatttatttttgatagggagaGCATGTGGGCaattggggagaggcagagaagggcacagagatCTGGAGCGAGCTGTGTGCTGTCTGCAGACAGCCAGATACGGGGCTCGctctcaggagctgtgagatgatgacctgaaccaaagtcggacacttaactcgctgagccactcaggggatcctgaagaaaatatatttttaataccagtttgggaactttttatttttaatagagggTTGT contains the following coding sequences:
- the SHLD3 gene encoding shieldin complex subunit 3 produces the protein MTTEVILHYRPYENDPTQLSKIAEKALQDFPTRPLSRFIPWFSHDGSKLPLKPKRSPPVISEEAAEDVKLYLTISEHDVKSQSYDCTIDLLEFQPNLKKEKHLIQSHTLNEQTNSGNLDKQSEKGRQHKKRFWSVSLPNSNCTENIFPLSKKLQDSLKALNLHSLYRARWTIEHTICNNQTLEDIWAKLNQIIRHNELPSCNATIQRHLDQIWVFCDIMYCEYVGNLLKGRLALTGKMNLCVRKYGVIFSM